The nucleotide sequence CCCAAGGGCGCGCCTCATCGTAAGCGGGCACGATGTGGGAGTCAATCATAGGTGTGCTCACAGCTGTCAGCTCTCAGTTCTCACGAGTATCCAACCGAACCGATCCCTCTGCATTTCCTGAGGGCTGAGAGCTGACAGCTGAGAGCTACGGTGCAGAACCACAACCGGTCACCGCACATCCATAGGTATTGCCCCTAAGTCGCTGTACCAATGGCACTTCGCCGCTATCGTTCCATGACTTCCGTAACTTTGCGAGTGTGGTGCGGGGGTGTAATCTCAGCCTGAAATGTACATATGGCCGGATTCCGGCGCATGCGTGCATGAAGGGGAAGGAAGGTTCTCTGAACCGTGTCTAACGCAGGCAAAGAAACCGTGACGGATCTGAGCAGAGGCCGCAAAGGTTACACGGACGTGCAAGGCGCGGCGCGTTTTCCCATCAAGCTGCCGGTGGCATTGAAAGCTGGCGCGGGTGGCAAGGCGATCGAGACAGAAAACATTTCAGCAAACGGTGTTCTTTTTCGCATGGACGCCGATGTACCGGTGGGATCTTCGGTCGACTTTACGATCTCGTTGCCCGCCGACGTGGTGGGCGCCGAGTCCGATGTTCAAGTCGATTGCCGCGGGCGCGTCGTACGCAGTTTTGAAGACGGTGGCCGGCGCGGTGTCGGCGTCGTGATCGACGAGTACCGGTTCGAACGAAAGTAGAAGCGAGTTGAAGGCGAGTTGAGGATCAAGGGACCCGATGGCGAGCACTCCCACAAGCGTGGAGCAAAACGAAGCCTTACAGCCGGATGACGGCAAAGGCACGATCCGCGTCATTGTGGCGGATAGCCAGGCAATCTTTCGCGCCGGGCTGCGCAAAATCTTCGCGCTTGAAGACGACATCCGCGTTGTTGGCCAGGCCGAAACTGTGGCCCAGACCATCACGGCCATCCAGAAATTTTCTGCCGACATTCTGATTTTTGAAGCCGCGCTGACCACCAGCCCGGCCGATGCCGTTTCCGATCTGCTGCGGCAGAACGTGAAATGCCGCGTAGTTGTGGTTCTACAGGAGCCCGACCAGGAAATGACGCTCGAACTCTTCCGGCGTGGCGCACACGGTATTGTTTCGCGCGAAGTTGAGCCCGAGGTGCTGGTCGAGTGTCTTCGCAAAGTAGCGTCGGGCGAGCCATGGCTTGAGCCGCGCGCAATTGCCTGGGTGCTGGACGCATTCCGCAATCAGAGTCTGCGCCCCACTGGGTCGCGTCCCAAGGTGCAGCTCACGCCGAAAGAATCGCTGATCGTGTCTTGCGTCACGCAGGGCATGAAGAACAAGGAAATTGCTTTGCGCGTCGGCACAACCGAACAGGTCGTGAAGAACTACTTGCGAAAGGTTTACGACAAACTCGGTGTTGCGGACCGCCTGGAACTGGCGCTGTATTGCCTGAACCACCGGGTTGTGCACAACGAAGTTCCAGCGAAGCCCGCTGAGCCGGCCAACGGTGCCGCTCCTGAAGCGGCCAACGCTGCAGCTGCTTCCGGATCACATTCCTAAGCGCTTTCTTCTAGTACAATTCTCTCGCCGCTGGTCCTGCAGTCCGCGTTTGCGGCTGCTGCCGATCGTGTTCCGCGCGGTAAATCTTCTACGTGAGAGGCCATCCTGTGAAAGGCGATGCCAGCGTCATTGCGATCTTGAATGAGGTATTGAAAGCCGAGCTTACTGCCATCAATCAGTATTTCCTGCATTCCGAAATGTGCGAGAACTGGGGCTATATGAAGATGGCAAAATTGATGCGCAAGGAATCGATTGAAGAAATGCAGCACGCTGAGAAGTGCATGGAGCGCATCCTGCTGCTGGATGGCGCGCCGAATATGACGGACTATTTCAAGATCAACATCGGCCAGACGCTGAAACAGCAACTGGAAAACGATCTGCAACTCGAGTACACCGCCGTCAAGCGCCTGAACGATGGCATCAAGACCTGCGTCGCAGTCGGCGACAACGGCTCCCGCGAGTTGATGGAAAAGATCCTGCTCGATGAAGAACATCACATCGACTATCTCGAAGCGCAGCTGCACGCGATCCAGGAAATGACCTACGAGAACTACCTGGCGCAACAGTTGGGCGAAGACGACTAGAGGCAGTTCTCAGTTCCAGGTTCTCAGTTCTCAGTAGCGTCGTTGGTCGTTCGCTGTTCGTCATTCGCGCTTTGCAATGCAGGCGGGTAGTTCTGCTCTTCGGCGAAGGACGAAAAGCGAACGACCGACGACCACCGACGAACGACCAACTGCAAATCCACAAACTGTTAGAATCTAACGAGTCCGCATCACAGGGCGCCGGAGAGATGGCCGAGTGGCTGAAGGCGCACGCTTGGAAAGCGTGTTTAGGGGAAACTCTAACGTGGGTTCGAATCCCACTCTCTCCGCCAGTTTTATTGTTATCTTTCACTTGCAAGGCGGTGATACCTATACTGATACCAGAATCAGGAAGGATCCCCCGATGGCCAACCGCGAAGTCAATCTCACCAAAAGGGTCCAAACACCGCATGGCTGGCGGTATTGCCGCGTTGTGCTGTCCGCTAATGGCCGCGTCAAGCCTGACTTGGTTATCGTCAATGGCAATCCGGAAACCCACAAGGAAGGCGCGTACTACCTTGAGTGGCGCGAAGGAGCGAAGCGCGTGCGAATCTCGGTCGGCAAGAACCCAGCCGACGCCGCTGCCCGACGATTACGCAAGGAAGCGGAGTTCAACGCAGCGAACAACGGCGTCTCCGTCTTGCCTGACGGCCAGGATGGGCACCAGTCGGTAGCTGCAGCCGTCGCCGATTTCCTTGACGAAACAAAGCTTACAAAGAAGCCTAAGACTCTAGCGGCATACTCGACGGCCCTTTCGTATTTCGTCGAATCCTGCCACAAGCCCAATCTCGAAGAGATCGACCGGAAGGATATCTTGAAGTTCCACGCGTTCCTGCGGGACGAAAAGGGACAGGCACCGCGAAGCTGTTGGAACAAGTTCGCTAACGTTATGACGTTCCTGAAGGCGCAAGGGATCCGCGGGCTGGTCGGCAAGAACGACTGGCCGCGGTACACGGAAGAAGAACCGGAAATCTACGAACCGGAAGAACTCAAGAAACTTTTCGCAGCGTGTGACGCGGAAGAACGACTTTGGTACGAATTCTTCTTGATGACGGGAATGCGTGAACAGGAGGTCATGTACACGTATTGGTCGGATATCAACGTCACGGCTGGCACGGTTCGCGTCACGCACAAGCCCGACCGAGGGTGGACGCCGAAGGCATATAAGGAGCGTGAGATTCCGATTCCCTCAAAACTCATGAAGAGCCTCAAGGCTTGGAAAGCGAAATCCGACAAGACATGCAATCTCGTTTTCCCTACTGCTGGGTGTAATCCCAAGCTCGATTTTCTCGACTGTCTAAAAACGGTATCTGAACGTGCGAAGCTGAACCCAGACGCCTTTCGGCTTCACAAATTCAGAGCGACGTTCGCTACGCGATGTCTCTGGGCAGGGGTCGATTTGCGCACGGTTCAGCAGTGGCTCGGTCACTCAGATATGGAATCGACAATGCGGTATCTGAAGCCGTCTCGAAGTCAGCAGGTACGCGCGAAGGTCAACGAGATTTTCACTTGGGTTTCGAGACACTGACCTGATCCCTTCTTTGCCTACTTCACCACAAGTGTGAATTTCGCGGAATGGTTGAGGCTGCCACTGTTAGCCTTCAGGCTGATCGCATAGGTGCCTGGAGGCGTACCGCCGCCACCACCACCTCCTCCCCCACCGCCGGTTGAACCTCCACCGCCGCAGGAGACCAATAACCCCAATGCCAGCATGAGCACCATCAAGACTGCCGCTATTTGTCTCTGACCTACTCGCACGACACGTGGATCTGCAAGGAACAGACCGGCCAAAGCGAATACCGTCAAGAACTGACAGGAACTTGTCAGACTCAGCGCCATCGCATTTCCCGACCGCGCTATGGTTTGGATGGTGACAGTGGCAGGAGCAGGATTTGCGCCGTCGAGAGTCAGGCTGGACGGCGACACTGTGCACATTGAACCAGGTGGCGCTCCAGAACACGAAAGGGAAATCTGTTGATTGAAGGCGTTTAGTGGGGTCAGAGTCAGCGAATATGTTGCCGACTGTCCAGCGAAAACCGTGACACTCTGAGGTGATCCCATCACGGTGAAATCTGGAGTAAATTGAATTTTGAAGACAACTGCGTCTCCGGGTCCATTCAGGTTCGCTTGAATCGGATTGACCACGGGAAAGTCTGGCACGGTCGCGAAGCCAGCCACGATGATGTCCCCGACACTGTCGACCGCGATCGCGTTCCCTTGTTGGTCACCAAAACCCGGACTACCGCCCCAGTAGGTCGAGAACGGGAGCGCAGAACCAGTACTATTCAGTTCCGAAACGAAAATGAGAGGGTCTCCTGAGATGTCTGACTGCACCGGTGATTGCAGCGGAAAATTGGTTGAACGGGTCTGCCCCGTCATATAGGCATTGTTAGAGGAGTCCAGTGCAATCGCCCAGCCCCAATCAATATTGTTCCCGCCTAAGAAAGTCGAGTAGACGGGGGAGGATCCCGTCGCATCGAGTTCGGTCACAAAAGCGTCGGGGTCGAAGATGCCAGGATTCCCGATCACAGTCTGGAACGCTCCTGGCGTCACGGGAAAATCCGCCCCGGCAATTCCCGTCACATATGCGTTACCTGCCGCATTGACCGCAAGCCCATACGCTTGGCTATCATTAATGAACGTCGAATAGGCGAGGTCTTGGCCCGACGCTGTAAATTTGGAGACAAACGAGCAGCTTACGCCGGGAAGAACACATACTTGCTGGAAAGCGTTGGGCGTGATGGGAAACCCGGCTCCGGTGTAGCCGGCCACGTAGACATTGTCGGAAGGGTCGAGCGCCATGGCAGTGGGTTGGTCGTTGGTGTTGCCACCAAGATACGTCGAGAACACCAGCGAGGTTCCGTCAGCACTGAACTTCGTCACGAATCCGTCGAAGGGTCCGTTATCAGTCGGCGCGTGATCTAGCTGCCACGCGTTTGCAACCGGAAGATCGAGCGATGCCGTCGTGCCGGTTATGACTGCCTGACCTTTCTCATCGACCGCAATGGCCGTGGCGTATTCCTGCGAGAAGCCTCCAAAGTATGTTGAGTAGACCAGCTTTGAACCATCCGGGCTCAACTTGGAGACAAATGCATCCTGAATTTTCAGTTGGGATTGGAAAGCATTTACTAGCGGAAAATCGGATGACAGAGTCGTTCCTGTAACGAAGACGTTACCCTCAGAATCGACGGCGACCTTCGTGGGGAACTCAGCGCCGGTTCCGCCGAGGTAGGTAGACCAAAGGACTTGGGAACCGTCTGGAGTCAGCTTGGTCACAAAGGCGTCTACGTCTCCGCTGAGGTGCCTCTGGTAGGCGCCTGCCGTTGTTGGGAAGTCGGGAGAGTTGGAGTCGCCATAGAGATAGATGTTTCCGGCACCGTCAAGCGCCATTCCGTCCGCGCCGTCCCCAAAACCACCGCCGAGATAGGTCGAAAAGCTTACGGCGGGATCGATGATGAGGGGTTGGGAGCGGTCGTAGCTCGGAAGCTGGAAGCTGACAATGACGGAAGACTTTTTCGTGCGCTGAAGCCGGAAGCCCCCACCTTGGAGGGCTTTGCAGTCGTCTTCGCCTGCAATATTGGATTTTTCTCGTGTACACGATTTGCCCTGATATAGGAGTGGCTTGTGAAAGAGAATCTCGCTGTCGTCACCTCGAATGATGAGATCCCCAACGTCGTTCACCCTGACGAGAGAGTGAGAATCCGATGTGCTGATGGCAAATTTGATCTGGTCCGGGCTGGCATGAGGAGCTACCACAAAGTCGTACTCCAACTGTCCATTGTTGCCGTAGTAGACAAGGTCAATTCCAGAATAGGTGGATGGGTACCAGACTTCGGCGTATTGCCCAACATGCCTACTCCATCTCTTTGGGTCGTTGCCGATTAAGTAATTGCTGTAAGAGTGAAGTGGTTTCCGACCCTCGGGGTTGATGTCAAAGCGCACTCCCAGCAGCCTCAAGCGTGTAGAACTCGCGGCTGAACGACTGACGCACGAGGTCCTCTGCAAGGCCGGTGATGAGTGCGAGCCTTTAGAGAATGCTGATTCGGACGGGCATGTATTAGCGTTGTGTAGAGCGCTGGCTGAAAAGGTCGCCTCGCTTCGGGTAAGGAACACTCGGTAGCTCGACGCTCGGCCAATGAAGGCAACGTGTGGCTTGGTCTGATTCGTGATGGACTCAAAAGCGATCACGCGCTGGAGCCGATGTGGTACCCATCTGCGCGACTCGACCCGAGCTAGTGCGAAGACAGAAGACCCGACCATTGCAAGCGCTAACAGCATCTGCGCTCTTCGAACCATAGCCCGTCTTGGCTGGGAGACTCGTGTCTGCGGCAAATCGCAAGAGCTGGGCAAACGGCCTTCTAGTTGCTTCAGCGCGCCGATCATCTGCGCCTCTGTATGAATGCTCGTCGACGTACCCCCCTTTTCCTTCGTCCGAAATCATACTCAGGTTCGTTCCGAAAGAGAGCGGAGCAGGTGAAGGTCACACCCAATAACGGGTTCGAACGGTGGCAAACTGATACCCCCCACCGGAATGAACATCCATCCGTCGTCGGAGCAGGCGGGAATCATTGTTCTAGGTGATCATGGTCAATCTTGAGATTCGCGGTGTAGTGCTCAGTCTGACCGGTGACGATCTCGACTCGTTTGCACAGGGGTAAAGAAGATACTTCACTGACAAAAATGTCGTAAATTCCCGGAGCAAGCGCGGTCTCAAAGTAACCGTCATGGCTTGCCCTTGGGACCATTGACGACTCTCCGTTGTACACAGGGCGGTAAGCGCGTACAAAAACGTACGCCGATGTTGCGGGCACTCGATCGTCTCCGATAGTAACCGCTATGGCAAGGAACCCAACGCCCGGGGAAGCCTGGCCAGATCCGGACACGACAATCTGACAGCAAAGTAACAACAAAATTAACGACCTACTGATCCATCCACCACTGGCAGCTCTCATGAAGCAAGATCCTCCCACCTTGTTTATGGCTAGTTGCGTGCATTGCTCCCCGCTGTTGCCAAGTTCTCGTCCCATCAGTCGCCATTGATCGCCGATTGACAATGCAACAAAACAACTCCGGTGTTCGCGTAGGACATTCCCGTGTTCCCGTGAGCGCCAAGGCCGAGCAGAGCTGGTCCATCACTTTGAATCGCATTGAGCTTGTGCGCAAGTTCGTGAAGGAGAACCACTATGCCGTATGGAGTGGACCCGGAAGCATATCCACCAAAGGAACCACGTCCTTGCTGAAAGAATCCGCCGAGCGGGTTCAAGTAAATGGCTGCACTAAGGCTTCCTTGGGTGGTGCCCCCAGCGGTTTGTCCACTCAAAGCGGATAGTGCAATCGCTGTTGTGTCAAAAACATTCTGAGCTGAGGAGCTGATACCGCCAGTCATCTTGGATGTCGCATTGTTTAGCCAATCTGAACACGGGTTGGAGCCCGATAAGATATAGCTCACTCCCCTGGCCGCGGGATAGTGGTTGAGCATTTCTTTGGAGAGATCGAACTCTCCAACGGAAGTACCGGGGCCATCTATGTCAGTAAGATAGGCGTTTAGACCCTGCTGGATTGGACTCGTCAGACCAGCCTGTTCTTGGAACTGCTGATTCTCGAAGCTCATAAAAGCAGCTCCGAAATCTAAGGCCAGAGAAGCGCTGCTTGCGTCCGTGATGGCTGCGAACGGGTCGTCGTTGTTTGACCCCCTTCCCCCTCCCAATCCAAACAGTTCCATCCTATCTCTAAATAGCCCTAATGAATCCGCACCATGCAGTGGACCATTCGCGACATAAGCGTAACGGTTCCAGCTTTGCGGACTTCCCATGCTTATGGACCCTATTCCCGCCGGGTCGGGCGACGTCCACCTACCGTGTTGCGGGTTGTATTCGCGAAACAGAAAATCGTACAAGCCGCTGCTAGAGCTCGCAACAGTGTCTTGGTTCTGTCCTGTAAAGTTGTAATCAGGACTCCCAGAAGCGCCATAGACTTCCCCATACGGGGCATACTCCGCATCCGCGTAGACTGTCGTTGGCGTGGTTGCCGAAGTTGCCAATCGAGAACTTCCCAGCCAATCGGTGTGGCGATAGTAGAGTAGCCCTGCAGAGCTGTACACAGCTGTACCACCCCCCGGCAAAGAGATGAACCCCGTTCTAAGGGTCGCACCGTTCATCATTGCTAGTTTTGCTCCGCCCGGAGTATAAACGATTTCCGTGTAGTTAGATCCCCGTTGCTGTTCCACCAGCCTACCCAAGGCATCATAGTTCAACTGTACCGTATCCACCGTGGCGACCGCTCCGTCGGCCTGCCATGTGTATATATGTGAGCAATCGTTCAATAAATTGCCGTCCAAATCGTAGCTGGGGGTACACCCTGGCATAGTGTTGAAACGGTTGGTTGTAAGGTCATAAGTGGGCAGGAAAGTGGTGCCGACCGTAGCGGATTTTGTCACGTTGCCAAAAGGATCGTACGAAAAAGTCTGTCCCCATTTGTTGCTGCTACAGTTGGCAGAACTGATTCGGCCCAAATCGTCATGAGAATAGGTGCAGGACTGCGTGTTGGCAGTGTTGACGTTATCAGTGAGCGCGATTTGCCCTAGAGTGCCGTTCGCGTTCCACGTCAACCCACCACTTTTCGCCACCGAGCTGTTCATATTGAACGTGTAGCTGATCAGGCGACCGGTAAGCGTGTCATAGCCGAACGCATCCGAATCGCCGGATCCCAACGTGACACTTGTAAGGGAGCCAATGGGCTGAGACGTTCCGCTGGTTGTGTAGATCACGCTGCTGACCGGATTGTTGCCCGCCGAAGCTGTCACCTTATTGACCCGCCCTTCGCCATCTAGGCCAGAACCGTCGGCCCCGCCGTAGTAGATTGTCGGCAAGCCGGGACTAGAAAGAGATTTTAGAGTACCGTGCTCCCAATAACTTGCTGAGACGTGGTAATAGCCGCTTGAGTGTGGTGTCGATTCATAAACATCCTTGATTTCTCCCCGTTCCGTGTAGCTAAGTCCGACGTCCGTGATCTTTGTGGTGCAGCTGCCTGTGCAAGTGTATGCCTCAGCAAGCCTCCCCTCCGTAAGACTCATGGTCGTACCATTCACCACGGCGCTCTCGTAGACATATTTCTTGGCGGGTGTAATTGGCGACACGGGAGCATTAGGGTACAAAACGCTTAGAACGCGATGTAGGCCATCATATGTAAGGCAAGAGACCAAGCCTTTGTTGTCAATGGTCTTAACAGCATCTCCAGGA is from Acidobacteriota bacterium and encodes:
- the bfr gene encoding bacterioferritin; translated protein: MKGDASVIAILNEVLKAELTAINQYFLHSEMCENWGYMKMAKLMRKESIEEMQHAEKCMERILLLDGAPNMTDYFKINIGQTLKQQLENDLQLEYTAVKRLNDGIKTCVAVGDNGSRELMEKILLDEEHHIDYLEAQLHAIQEMTYENYLAQQLGEDD
- a CDS encoding PilZ domain-containing protein, coding for MSNAGKETVTDLSRGRKGYTDVQGAARFPIKLPVALKAGAGGKAIETENISANGVLFRMDADVPVGSSVDFTISLPADVVGAESDVQVDCRGRVVRSFEDGGRRGVGVVIDEYRFERK
- a CDS encoding response regulator transcription factor, whose protein sequence is MASTPTSVEQNEALQPDDGKGTIRVIVADSQAIFRAGLRKIFALEDDIRVVGQAETVAQTITAIQKFSADILIFEAALTTSPADAVSDLLRQNVKCRVVVVLQEPDQEMTLELFRRGAHGIVSREVEPEVLVECLRKVASGEPWLEPRAIAWVLDAFRNQSLRPTGSRPKVQLTPKESLIVSCVTQGMKNKEIALRVGTTEQVVKNYLRKVYDKLGVADRLELALYCLNHRVVHNEVPAKPAEPANGAAPEAANAAAASGSHS
- a CDS encoding site-specific integrase, which produces MANREVNLTKRVQTPHGWRYCRVVLSANGRVKPDLVIVNGNPETHKEGAYYLEWREGAKRVRISVGKNPADAAARRLRKEAEFNAANNGVSVLPDGQDGHQSVAAAVADFLDETKLTKKPKTLAAYSTALSYFVESCHKPNLEEIDRKDILKFHAFLRDEKGQAPRSCWNKFANVMTFLKAQGIRGLVGKNDWPRYTEEEPEIYEPEELKKLFAACDAEERLWYEFFLMTGMREQEVMYTYWSDINVTAGTVRVTHKPDRGWTPKAYKEREIPIPSKLMKSLKAWKAKSDKTCNLVFPTAGCNPKLDFLDCLKTVSERAKLNPDAFRLHKFRATFATRCLWAGVDLRTVQQWLGHSDMESTMRYLKPSRSQQVRAKVNEIFTWVSRH
- a CDS encoding SBBP repeat-containing protein, which translates into the protein MVAPHASPDQIKFAISTSDSHSLVRVNDVGDLIIRGDDSEILFHKPLLYQGKSCTREKSNIAGEDDCKALQGGGFRLQRTKKSSVIVSFQLPSYDRSQPLIIDPAVSFSTYLGGGFGDGADGMALDGAGNIYLYGDSNSPDFPTTAGAYQRHLSGDVDAFVTKLTPDGSQVLWSTYLGGTGAEFPTKVAVDSEGNVFVTGTTLSSDFPLVNAFQSQLKIQDAFVSKLSPDGSKLVYSTYFGGFSQEYATAIAVDEKGQAVITGTTASLDLPVANAWQLDHAPTDNGPFDGFVTKFSADGTSLVFSTYLGGNTNDQPTAMALDPSDNVYVAGYTGAGFPITPNAFQQVCVLPGVSCSFVSKFTASGQDLAYSTFINDSQAYGLAVNAAGNAYVTGIAGADFPVTPGAFQTVIGNPGIFDPDAFVTELDATGSSPVYSTFLGGNNIDWGWAIALDSSNNAYMTGQTRSTNFPLQSPVQSDISGDPLIFVSELNSTGSALPFSTYWGGSPGFGDQQGNAIAVDSVGDIIVAGFATVPDFPVVNPIQANLNGPGDAVVFKIQFTPDFTVMGSPQSVTVFAGQSATYSLTLTPLNAFNQQISLSCSGAPPGSMCTVSPSSLTLDGANPAPATVTIQTIARSGNAMALSLTSSCQFLTVFALAGLFLADPRVVRVGQRQIAAVLMVLMLALGLLVSCGGGGSTGGGGGGGGGGGTPPGTYAISLKANSGSLNHSAKFTLVVK